One genomic window of Corynebacterium sp. sy039 includes the following:
- the mptB gene encoding polyprenol phosphomannose-dependent alpha 1,6 mannosyltransferase MptB, producing the protein MKLSPFRLIQALAHELPRIGAAGSRSASLHQHQTLSTKKSLAHTQLRRFGLFRWLGTSGSLLLGLGGLGAGALPVVNNPYVTAPLGNILARMFQTSTVICVLGIGLLVVAWIGIAAFCGVSFKQQTERSSTPYVDLYVLRRTFIAWSLPLLCSAPMFTQDIYSYIANGAIVRAGLDPYSAGPIDLLGSDNPLARSVPFVWAHSASPYGSLALGIGALISSITHDSIVWAVLLHRIFSILGIALAGWATIRLAQRCSVAPQAAMWLGVLNPLTFLHLIAGIHNEAILLGLLLAGMEYGLRAIEKINGSPQRFSPFYVGKIAALLALSAFLISCAGLIKITGFMGLGFVGTGLARALFLRWTEMRKHNTTSFIVVRHILSLLTAIIIQSVLMVITIAIVSSISGVGIGWLHTQGGAAQVFTLRSITTAVGAFSGFLGMWLGLGDHTAMILILTRSLGLIIAGIFMLRMLFATYKGTIAAIGALGISTFVLVIFFPVVQPWYLLWAIFPLAAWANRHIFRLAVIAYSILLSFFVLPRGMGLPDGTLFSIYATALTCSSILLLIFWRVLKKSAPLGLN; encoded by the coding sequence GTGAAGCTATCTCCTTTTCGACTCATACAAGCGCTTGCACACGAGCTGCCGCGCATTGGCGCTGCCGGATCACGATCAGCTTCACTTCATCAACACCAAACCCTTTCTACTAAGAAATCCTTAGCCCACACGCAACTTCGACGTTTTGGATTGTTTAGATGGTTAGGCACAAGTGGAAGTCTGTTACTAGGGTTAGGCGGCTTAGGTGCAGGAGCACTACCCGTTGTTAATAATCCCTATGTCACAGCACCCCTAGGCAATATCCTTGCCAGAATGTTTCAGACTTCTACTGTCATTTGTGTCCTTGGAATTGGATTGTTAGTAGTTGCATGGATTGGTATTGCTGCTTTTTGCGGAGTCAGTTTCAAGCAACAAACAGAACGCTCATCGACCCCTTATGTAGATCTCTACGTTCTTCGTCGTACCTTTATTGCTTGGTCATTGCCATTACTGTGCAGCGCCCCTATGTTCACGCAGGACATTTACTCATATATAGCAAATGGCGCCATCGTACGAGCAGGTCTAGACCCCTACTCAGCAGGCCCAATTGATCTTTTAGGCTCTGACAATCCCCTTGCACGCAGCGTTCCTTTTGTTTGGGCGCATTCTGCTTCTCCTTATGGCTCATTAGCCTTAGGAATTGGTGCGTTGATCAGCAGCATTACTCATGATTCGATTGTATGGGCAGTGTTACTCCACCGTATTTTTTCCATCCTAGGGATAGCTTTAGCAGGCTGGGCGACGATACGCTTAGCTCAACGATGTTCAGTCGCTCCACAAGCAGCAATGTGGCTGGGGGTTCTCAACCCACTCACCTTTTTGCATCTCATCGCAGGAATTCACAATGAAGCTATTTTATTAGGGCTGCTCTTAGCGGGAATGGAGTATGGGCTTCGGGCAATTGAAAAAATCAACGGGAGTCCGCAACGCTTTTCCCCCTTCTACGTAGGGAAAATTGCAGCATTATTAGCTTTAAGCGCCTTTCTTATCAGTTGCGCTGGGTTAATTAAAATCACCGGATTCATGGGATTAGGCTTTGTTGGCACAGGACTAGCACGTGCTCTTTTTTTGCGCTGGACCGAGATGAGAAAACATAACACCACATCCTTTATAGTGGTGCGCCATATATTATCTCTCCTTACGGCAATCATCATCCAAAGTGTCCTTATGGTCATCACCATCGCAATTGTCAGCAGTATAAGTGGCGTAGGAATTGGTTGGTTGCATACTCAAGGTGGAGCTGCTCAAGTTTTTACATTGCGCTCAATCACTACAGCTGTCGGAGCTTTTTCTGGTTTCCTGGGAATGTGGTTAGGTCTAGGTGATCACACCGCAATGATTCTCATCCTTACCAGAAGTCTTGGATTAATTATTGCCGGTATTTTTATGCTGCGTATGCTTTTTGCTACCTATAAAGGCACTATCGCAGCAATTGGCGCGCTAGGAATCTCGACCTTTGTATTAGTCATCTTTTTCCCTGTAGTACAGCCTTGGTATCTTTTGTGGGCAATTTTTCCATTGGCGGCTTGGGCAAATCGCCACATTTTCCGTCTTGCAGTCATCGCTTACTCCATACTGCTTTCTTTCTTTGTCCTTCCCCGAGGTATGGGCTTGCCTGATGGTACTTTATTCTCGATCTATGCAACGGCACTTACTTGTTCAAGCATTTTATTGTTGATTTTTTGGCGGGTATTAAAAAAATCAGCTCCCCTAGGATTAAACTAG
- a CDS encoding ABC transporter ATP-binding protein: MEIHNLVKKYGTKTVVNNLSLKVRRGTVLAFLGTNGAGKTTTIEICEGFTKPSSGEVRVLGLNPVTHPDLVRQRVGIMLQSGGSYSGIRVGEMLKLSASYSLNPLDPEWLLDILGLANVRNTTYRRLSGGQQQRLSLALALIGRPELVFLDEPTAGMDAQSRLLVWKLIDQLRGDGVTVILTTHLMDEAEALADRVAIIDKGTLVAEGTLQELRKQHAASYNSPAGMGNKVAIHFSTAQPLYISESEFLSRLNVIAQKPLSYKALVPYPLNPTILAELSKEAAKQDVLITEFSTHCHSLEDIFLDITHHSVRS; this comes from the coding sequence CTGGAGATTCATAATCTTGTCAAGAAGTACGGCACTAAAACTGTTGTCAATAACCTGTCTCTCAAGGTTCGCCGTGGGACAGTTCTTGCTTTTTTAGGAACTAATGGAGCCGGCAAGACAACCACGATAGAAATTTGTGAAGGTTTCACCAAACCTAGTTCTGGCGAGGTACGAGTGCTTGGACTCAATCCGGTCACCCATCCAGATTTGGTACGGCAAAGAGTTGGTATCATGCTCCAAAGTGGTGGTAGCTACTCTGGTATTCGTGTTGGCGAAATGTTAAAGCTCAGTGCTTCTTATAGCCTTAATCCTCTTGATCCAGAATGGTTACTTGACATACTCGGTTTAGCCAACGTCCGCAATACTACTTATCGACGTTTATCCGGTGGGCAACAACAACGCCTATCTTTAGCTCTTGCTCTGATTGGTCGCCCTGAGCTGGTATTCCTTGATGAGCCAACGGCGGGAATGGATGCGCAATCTCGTCTGTTAGTCTGGAAACTCATCGATCAATTGCGTGGCGATGGTGTGACAGTTATTTTGACTACTCACCTTATGGATGAAGCTGAAGCGCTAGCAGATCGTGTCGCAATCATTGATAAGGGCACACTTGTAGCTGAAGGTACCCTGCAAGAACTGAGAAAACAGCATGCTGCGTCCTATAACTCGCCTGCTGGCATGGGTAACAAAGTAGCAATTCATTTTTCCACAGCGCAACCTCTTTATATCTCTGAATCCGAATTTTTAAGTCGCTTAAACGTGATAGCACAAAAGCCGCTTTCCTATAAAGCACTTGTTCCTTATCCACTGAACCCCACGATACTTGCCGAGCTCAGTAAAGAGGCGGCCAAGCAGGATGTTCTCATCACAGAGTTTTCTACTCATTGCCATTCTTTAGAAGATATTTTTCTTGATATCACTCATCATTCAGTGCGGAGTTGA
- a CDS encoding ABC transporter permease: MSHNSANTTPVSLSFNSSEKNTNALNFPAGTFSPAPQPARTQTMVIAQGKIESLLFLRHGEQLLLSFIIPIGMLIALAFLPLVEDPHPLQKGLPLMLAIAAMSSGFTGQAISLAFDRRYGALKRSGASGVSRTTIVLGKILGVLVVSILQIILLSSCALLLGWHPHLIGLPVSVLCFFLGVCCFTSLGMAIGGALSSEIVLGISNLIWILLVGVASFYLFRMSGSPSWLLQYIPSVALTQGLVSSFDGHIPLTQIFMLLGWTGLGVASAVKWFKFD, from the coding sequence ATGTCCCATAACAGTGCCAATACTACCCCTGTGTCTTTGTCTTTTAATTCTTCGGAAAAAAATACCAACGCACTTAATTTTCCAGCCGGAACTTTCTCCCCTGCTCCACAACCTGCACGTACGCAAACGATGGTTATTGCTCAAGGAAAAATTGAATCACTTTTGTTTCTGCGTCATGGCGAGCAATTACTACTGAGTTTCATCATTCCTATCGGTATGCTCATCGCTCTTGCATTTTTGCCACTCGTTGAAGATCCGCATCCCCTTCAGAAAGGGCTACCGCTTATGCTGGCTATTGCTGCCATGAGTTCCGGCTTTACCGGCCAGGCAATTTCTTTAGCTTTCGATCGTCGTTATGGTGCGCTCAAGCGATCCGGTGCTAGTGGAGTTTCTCGTACGACCATTGTGCTTGGAAAAATACTTGGGGTACTCGTCGTGAGTATTCTCCAAATTATTTTGCTTAGTTCGTGCGCACTGCTTTTGGGGTGGCACCCACATTTAATTGGACTACCGGTGAGTGTGCTTTGTTTCTTCCTTGGCGTCTGCTGTTTTACTTCTTTAGGCATGGCAATTGGTGGTGCATTATCATCAGAAATTGTATTGGGAATTAGCAATCTGATTTGGATTCTTTTGGTAGGGGTTGCGTCCTTTTACCTTTTCAGAATGAGTGGCTCGCCGTCTTGGCTACTTCAATACATTCCTAGCGTGGCGCTGACTCAAGGTCTTGTGTCTAGTTTTGATGGGCATATTCCGCTCACTCAAATTTTTATGCTCTTAGGTTGGACAGGCTTGGGCGTTGCCAGTGCTGTCAAGTGGTTTAAGTTTGATTAA
- a CDS encoding heme A synthase — protein MRTKQCTINNVFSADSPLLRRFPPTIARQRRLAFCLLLAQAGITITGSIVRVTGSGLGCNTWPNCHEGSLVPVPGAAPWIHQLIEYGNRMLTFVDLAFAVLVLVAVLAAHRRKEIIFYALFQGAGIVVQAVIGGISVLLDLAWYSVALHFLPSMMLVWGAAVMYVRIAEPDDGTPTRTYEKSLRMLSAFSAILLSAVLITGTMVTGAGPHSGDAGDGMKGRLEVDIDWMAHVHAWTMYAYLALSILLVCGLVLMQAPRRARHLGGWLLLSIIVQGLVGVLQYRLGVPSWSIPLHIGLCSCVVALSALLWAVAMTRKDGSDWVTGSGIGDQKFGFSERSTPVFP, from the coding sequence TTGCGCACTAAGCAGTGTACTATTAACAATGTGTTTAGTGCTGATTCACCTCTTCTTAGACGTTTTCCACCAACTATCGCGCGGCAGCGTCGTCTAGCGTTTTGCTTATTGCTGGCACAAGCAGGAATTACCATTACCGGATCTATCGTGCGTGTGACTGGTTCAGGTCTTGGCTGTAATACATGGCCAAATTGTCATGAAGGTTCTTTGGTACCTGTGCCAGGGGCTGCGCCGTGGATTCACCAGCTTATTGAGTATGGCAACAGAATGCTCACTTTTGTTGATTTAGCTTTTGCCGTTCTCGTACTTGTTGCAGTTCTAGCAGCTCATCGCAGAAAAGAAATCATTTTTTATGCGCTTTTCCAAGGTGCTGGAATTGTTGTCCAAGCAGTCATTGGTGGTATCTCTGTGCTCCTTGATCTTGCTTGGTATAGTGTTGCATTACATTTTTTGCCATCAATGATGTTGGTATGGGGTGCAGCAGTAATGTATGTCAGAATTGCCGAGCCTGACGACGGAACTCCCACACGTACATATGAAAAATCTCTGAGAATGCTATCTGCTTTTAGCGCTATTTTGCTTAGTGCAGTTCTTATTACCGGAACCATGGTTACTGGAGCAGGTCCACATTCAGGAGACGCTGGCGACGGTATGAAAGGGCGATTAGAAGTTGATATCGACTGGATGGCGCATGTTCATGCTTGGACTATGTATGCGTATCTCGCATTAAGCATCCTATTGGTATGCGGTCTAGTGCTCATGCAAGCACCTCGACGCGCCCGCCACCTTGGTGGTTGGCTACTCCTGTCGATTATAGTGCAAGGCTTGGTAGGTGTATTGCAGTATCGACTTGGAGTGCCTAGTTGGTCAATTCCGCTTCATATTGGGCTGTGCTCCTGTGTCGTAGCCCTTAGTGCTTTATTATGGGCAGTTGCTATGACTAGAAAAGATGGTAGTGACTGGGTTACTGGCTCTGGAATTGGTGATCAAAAATTTGGTTTTTCCGAAAGGTCTACACCAGTTTTTCCCTAA
- a CDS encoding heme o synthase, which translates to MDVIKAYIALTKPRVIELLLVATIPAMLQAQRGENNITLILLTVIGGWMGAAAANTFNMVADSDIDQKMGRTRARPLVRHTVSNRQATIFAWILTVASFLWLWLLCHSLLAAVFVMATIAFYIFVYTKYLKRRTHMNIVWGGAAGCMPVVVGWAVIVDNMPAELPDNWWQAFVLFMIIFFWTPPHTWALAMKYKEDYKAANVPMLPVVRPEREVTRQIVWYTVATVITTLLLLPAAGLLYASVAVISGIWFLIMALVLHDGVKKGGEVKPLKLFILSNNYLAILFVGLSIDAVLNLAPLSTLVR; encoded by the coding sequence TTGGACGTAATCAAGGCCTATATTGCATTGACAAAACCTCGGGTTATTGAGCTTCTCCTTGTTGCAACCATTCCAGCTATGCTGCAAGCACAGCGTGGTGAGAATAACATCACCCTTATTTTGCTCACAGTCATTGGTGGTTGGATGGGTGCAGCTGCAGCCAATACCTTTAATATGGTTGCTGATTCTGACATCGACCAAAAAATGGGTCGTACTCGTGCTAGACCACTGGTACGTCATACTGTATCTAATCGCCAAGCAACAATTTTTGCCTGGATACTTACCGTAGCTAGTTTTTTGTGGTTGTGGTTGCTCTGTCATTCTCTTTTAGCCGCAGTCTTTGTCATGGCGACGATTGCCTTTTATATTTTTGTCTATACGAAATACCTCAAACGCCGTACCCACATGAACATTGTGTGGGGTGGTGCTGCAGGCTGCATGCCAGTAGTGGTTGGTTGGGCAGTGATTGTTGATAATATGCCTGCAGAATTACCTGATAATTGGTGGCAAGCGTTTGTTCTCTTTATGATCATTTTCTTCTGGACGCCACCGCATACCTGGGCATTAGCCATGAAATATAAAGAAGACTATAAGGCTGCTAATGTTCCTATGCTGCCCGTCGTACGCCCGGAAAGAGAAGTAACCCGCCAAATTGTGTGGTACACTGTCGCAACCGTCATTACCACATTATTATTGCTCCCAGCAGCTGGTTTACTCTATGCAAGTGTTGCAGTCATATCCGGTATCTGGTTCTTAATTATGGCCCTAGTCCTCCATGACGGAGTGAAAAAAGGTGGAGAAGTTAAGCCACTGAAGTTGTTTATTCTGTCCAATAATTATTTAGCTATTCTATTTGTCGGTCTTTCCATTGATGCCGTGCTGAACTTAGCTCCGCTCAGTACATTGGTGCGCTAA
- the tkt gene encoding transketolase → MSLSPELQTLTTASYPDDWTDTDTRAVDTVRLLAADAVQKCGSGHPGTAMSLAPLAYTLFQRVMNLDPTDDQWVGRDRFVLSCGHTSLTQYIQLYLGGFGLELDDLKALRTWGSLTPGHPEYRHTKGVEITTGPLGQGLASAVGMAMAARRERMLFDPSAAPGTSPFDHFVYVIASDGDLQEGVTAEACSIAGTQQLGNLIVFWDDNRISIEEDTSIAFTEDVVARYRAYGWQVLEIEGGENVAAIEDAVREAQKDSSRPTFIRLRTIIGYPAPTMMNTGAVHGAALGEEEIAATKRELGFDPEQHFYVDNAVITHTRKLIERSAAKRAQWQKSFDEWAANNPENNALFERLAQRKLPEDFDCDLPSWDADEKGVATRKASEAVLQALGATLPELWGGSADLASSNNTVIKGAPSFGPESISTDTWSATPGGRNLHFGIREHAMGAIINGISLHGGTRAYGGTFLIFSDYMRPALRLAALMQTDAYYVWTHDSIGLGEDGPTHQPVEQLATLRAIPGFSMLRPADANETSAAWRAALMYKEGPKGLALTRQNVPVLEGTKEKALDGVARGAYILVEGSKATPDVILLASGSEVQLAVSAAQELEEAGIAARVVSVPCLDWFEEQSEEYKESVLPQAVRARVSVEAGIAMPWYRLLGSQGRAVSLEHFGASAPYQELFQKFGITVDAVVKAAKESLAS, encoded by the coding sequence GTGTCGCTGTCACCTGAGCTACAGACTCTTACCACTGCTTCTTACCCTGATGATTGGACTGATACTGATACTCGTGCAGTAGACACTGTGCGACTTCTAGCAGCAGATGCTGTACAAAAATGTGGTTCTGGGCATCCGGGGACAGCAATGTCTCTTGCTCCATTGGCTTATACTTTGTTCCAACGCGTCATGAACCTTGACCCTACAGATGACCAGTGGGTTGGTCGCGACCGTTTTGTGTTATCCTGCGGTCATACTTCGCTGACCCAATATATCCAACTCTATCTTGGTGGTTTTGGTCTGGAACTCGACGATCTCAAAGCTCTTCGTACTTGGGGTTCACTTACACCAGGTCATCCAGAATACCGCCATACCAAAGGCGTGGAAATCACTACTGGCCCATTAGGTCAAGGTCTTGCCTCTGCCGTTGGTATGGCAATGGCAGCTCGTCGAGAGCGTATGCTTTTTGATCCAAGTGCCGCACCAGGAACTTCTCCTTTTGATCATTTTGTTTATGTCATCGCTTCCGACGGCGATCTTCAAGAGGGAGTTACTGCCGAGGCATGCTCTATTGCAGGTACACAGCAACTTGGTAATCTTATTGTCTTTTGGGATGATAACCGCATTTCCATCGAAGAAGATACCTCTATTGCGTTTACAGAAGATGTAGTGGCTCGTTACCGAGCCTATGGTTGGCAAGTCCTTGAGATTGAAGGCGGTGAAAACGTTGCAGCGATCGAAGATGCAGTTCGTGAAGCACAAAAAGATTCATCTCGCCCAACTTTTATTCGTTTGAGAACAATCATTGGTTATCCAGCACCAACCATGATGAATACCGGTGCTGTTCATGGTGCAGCTTTAGGTGAAGAAGAAATTGCTGCAACGAAACGCGAATTAGGTTTTGATCCAGAGCAACATTTCTACGTCGACAATGCTGTCATTACGCATACTCGTAAACTTATTGAACGTAGTGCCGCAAAACGTGCCCAGTGGCAAAAGTCTTTCGATGAGTGGGCAGCTAATAATCCAGAAAATAATGCGCTCTTTGAGCGTCTTGCACAACGTAAATTGCCAGAAGATTTTGACTGCGATCTTCCTAGCTGGGACGCAGATGAAAAAGGAGTGGCTACGCGTAAAGCATCTGAAGCTGTTTTGCAAGCTCTCGGTGCCACACTGCCAGAACTCTGGGGTGGTTCAGCTGATTTAGCTAGCTCAAATAACACGGTTATCAAGGGTGCACCGTCTTTCGGACCAGAAAGTATCAGTACTGACACTTGGTCAGCAACTCCTGGAGGACGTAACCTTCATTTCGGTATTCGTGAACATGCAATGGGAGCAATTATCAATGGTATTTCTTTGCATGGTGGTACCCGCGCTTATGGTGGTACATTCCTAATTTTCTCCGACTATATGCGCCCTGCCTTGCGTCTCGCTGCACTGATGCAGACAGATGCCTACTATGTATGGACACATGATTCCATTGGTTTGGGTGAAGATGGTCCGACACACCAACCAGTAGAACAGCTAGCTACTCTTCGTGCTATTCCTGGTTTCTCAATGTTGCGTCCTGCCGACGCAAATGAAACCAGTGCGGCGTGGCGTGCAGCTTTGATGTATAAGGAAGGACCAAAAGGACTAGCACTTACCCGTCAAAATGTTCCAGTTCTTGAAGGAACAAAAGAAAAAGCTCTCGACGGTGTCGCTCGTGGTGCATATATCCTTGTTGAAGGATCAAAAGCAACCCCTGATGTGATCTTGTTAGCTAGCGGATCTGAAGTACAGCTTGCGGTATCGGCAGCGCAAGAACTTGAAGAAGCAGGAATTGCTGCTCGTGTAGTATCTGTTCCTTGCCTTGATTGGTTTGAGGAACAAAGCGAAGAATATAAAGAATCTGTCTTACCGCAGGCAGTGCGTGCACGCGTCAGTGTTGAGGCTGGTATTGCAATGCCATGGTATCGCCTACTCGGTTCACAGGGACGTGCAGTATCGTTGGAGCACTTTGGTGCTTCTGCTCCTTATCAAGAGTTGTTCCAAAAATTTGGTATCACTGTTGACGCTGTAGTTAAAGCAGCAAAGGAATCATTGGCATCCTAG